The following proteins are co-located in the Pseudarthrobacter siccitolerans genome:
- a CDS encoding energy-coupling factor ABC transporter ATP-binding protein, with protein sequence MPAVTFDQVTVAVETDNAPEPKVLLDAVNVQLTERRVGVIGANGSGKSTLLRLVNGLIQPTMGRVTVDGDDTVNAVRRVRRNVGFVFTDPLSQLVMPTGREDVELSLRRSVKSGTERRSQAEAALQRLGLLHLADQSIYELSGGERQLMALAAVLAVNPKVLVLDEPSTLLDLRNRELLRRTLAGLDQQIIMSTHDLDLALEMDRVLVIENARVVFDGTPAEAVAAYRTLCMDGLHPTEPGTR encoded by the coding sequence ATGCCCGCAGTGACCTTTGACCAGGTAACAGTCGCCGTCGAAACCGATAACGCGCCGGAGCCCAAAGTCCTCCTTGACGCCGTCAACGTGCAACTCACGGAAAGGCGCGTCGGTGTTATCGGCGCCAACGGCTCCGGGAAGTCCACACTGCTGCGCCTGGTCAACGGCCTCATCCAGCCCACCATGGGCAGGGTAACGGTCGACGGCGACGATACAGTCAATGCCGTGCGCAGGGTACGCCGGAACGTGGGCTTCGTCTTCACCGATCCCTTGTCCCAGCTGGTGATGCCTACCGGCAGGGAGGATGTGGAACTCTCCCTCCGCCGCTCGGTGAAGAGCGGCACCGAGCGGCGGAGCCAGGCCGAGGCAGCGCTGCAGCGCCTGGGGCTCCTGCACCTGGCGGACCAAAGCATCTATGAGCTCTCCGGCGGCGAACGGCAGCTGATGGCCCTCGCCGCCGTGCTCGCAGTGAACCCCAAAGTCCTGGTGCTGGATGAGCCCTCCACCCTCCTGGACCTCCGCAACCGCGAGCTCCTCCGCAGGACCCTGGCCGGGCTGGACCAGCAGATCATTATGTCCACCCACGACCTTGACCTCGCCCTGGAAATGGACCGCGTGCTGGTCATCGAGAACGCCAGGGTGGTGTTCGACGGCACCCCGGCCGAGGCTGTGGCGGCCTACCGCACCCTCTGCATGGACGGCCTTCACCCCACGGAACCGGGCACACGATGA
- a CDS encoding biotin transporter BioY, protein MSNTDTAVTNTLNSGRRRWNATDLGLIAVFAALVAGAALVPGLAVNGFGVPITFQTLAVMLTGLVLGPGRGFAAVGLYTLLGLAGLPIFSQGRSGLGILAGPSAGYIIAFPIAAGLVGWLAIVVIRRTTRARALWLFLSATVTSVMVVHSLGVAGIALNTKATLEQAFLSDLVFYPGDIVKNILAAVIAVALHRAFPDILVRRVRRTAAKTAAAKTIKA, encoded by the coding sequence ATGAGCAACACCGACACCGCCGTCACCAACACCCTGAACAGCGGGCGCCGCCGCTGGAACGCCACGGACCTCGGACTGATCGCCGTCTTCGCCGCCCTCGTTGCCGGCGCAGCCCTCGTGCCCGGGCTCGCGGTCAACGGCTTCGGCGTCCCCATCACCTTCCAGACCCTCGCGGTGATGCTCACCGGCCTGGTCCTTGGCCCCGGAAGGGGCTTCGCCGCCGTCGGCCTGTACACCCTGCTGGGCCTCGCGGGCCTACCCATCTTCAGCCAGGGCCGCAGCGGGCTGGGCATCCTCGCAGGCCCTTCAGCCGGTTACATCATCGCCTTCCCCATCGCCGCCGGCCTCGTCGGCTGGCTCGCCATCGTGGTGATCCGCCGGACCACCAGGGCCCGCGCCCTGTGGCTGTTCCTGTCCGCCACGGTCACCAGCGTGATGGTGGTCCACTCGCTGGGCGTCGCCGGCATCGCGCTGAACACCAAGGCTACCCTTGAGCAGGCCTTCCTGAGCGACCTCGTCTTCTACCCCGGCGACATCGTCAAGAACATTCTCGCCGCGGTCATCGCCGTCGCCCTCCACCGCGCCTTCCCGGACATCCTGGTTCGCCGCGTCCGGCGCACCGCCGCCAAAACCGCCGCCGCCAAGACCATCAAGGCCTAG